From Estrella lausannensis, one genomic window encodes:
- a CDS encoding cytochrome c biogenesis protein yields MHNRHNPLNTLKVSFIFGLLFLIPLGIWLFQTINADPLASAPVLYQGRYRPFEAFVKNTEERLLGKTSSDPTRVLMLELMNWRQLQVLKFIDVNLPERSETNLTAAELLRLFESDAGFVKKTLPPLIARFIQQEKLPYQQGETVNLNNLAPGLSVKLRREGPSPALFIHKTSKANSWNLLGRGEKIEASSLFEDLRSQQEAERLYRLYQLFSAKSNQLSADARLNSSAELGMRMIPGKRPSDRWLPLSASLSHDPSFGTADFHPEIQKAAVALVDSFGTAAFQENQNALGLVLHQRYQDFLLTTQGSFPTALQLKAELFYIRYDLVGLTAFLYLTAAVLIALSLKWTGARSYGLFAYSLALLMNACLLALRIYILERPPVSNMLESLLFVPFVAAVISLLFLRTFPSKLPLIGGALTASALLFLTRVAFPDSNLENAPAVLNSRFWLIIHVLMVVSSYAFFIVASAVAHVHLWLNSNKVKSDLASSLSSLILIILYTGTFLLISGTILGGVWAQQSWGRFWDWDPKESWAFISSCLYLILIHLYRFGMIKEAGLSMGAIVGALLIGFTWYGVNYLLGTGLHSYGFGSGGSEWFVAFCLAELLFIGLVSIRKRVAA; encoded by the coding sequence ATGCACAATAGACACAACCCTTTAAACACCCTGAAAGTCAGTTTTATTTTCGGTCTCTTATTCCTCATTCCTCTGGGAATCTGGCTCTTTCAGACGATCAACGCCGACCCTCTGGCATCAGCACCCGTTCTCTACCAGGGACGCTATCGCCCTTTTGAAGCCTTCGTTAAAAATACTGAAGAGCGCCTCTTGGGAAAGACCTCTTCCGACCCCACGCGGGTTCTAATGCTGGAGCTAATGAATTGGCGGCAGCTTCAAGTCTTAAAATTCATCGATGTGAATCTGCCCGAAAGAAGCGAAACAAACCTGACTGCTGCTGAACTACTAAGACTGTTCGAGAGCGATGCCGGTTTTGTAAAAAAGACGCTGCCGCCGCTCATCGCCCGCTTCATCCAGCAGGAAAAACTACCCTACCAGCAAGGGGAAACTGTCAATTTGAATAACTTAGCACCGGGGCTATCGGTCAAGCTCAGAAGAGAGGGCCCCTCCCCTGCTTTGTTCATTCACAAAACTTCAAAAGCAAACAGCTGGAATCTGCTGGGGCGAGGTGAGAAGATCGAGGCGTCTTCGCTTTTCGAAGACCTTCGATCCCAGCAAGAGGCGGAGAGACTCTACCGCCTCTATCAGTTATTTTCCGCAAAAAGCAACCAACTTTCAGCTGATGCAAGACTTAACTCTTCTGCCGAGCTGGGTATGCGGATGATTCCGGGCAAAAGGCCTTCCGACCGCTGGCTACCTCTCAGCGCCTCCCTCAGCCATGATCCATCCTTCGGAACAGCCGACTTCCACCCTGAGATCCAAAAAGCAGCGGTCGCCCTGGTGGACAGCTTTGGCACGGCAGCTTTCCAGGAGAATCAAAACGCACTGGGACTCGTTTTACATCAGAGGTACCAAGATTTTCTGCTAACAACCCAGGGCAGCTTCCCGACGGCCCTTCAGCTCAAAGCGGAACTTTTTTACATCCGGTATGACCTCGTCGGTCTAACAGCTTTTCTCTATCTGACGGCAGCCGTCCTGATAGCCCTTTCCCTGAAGTGGACCGGGGCCAGATCTTACGGACTTTTCGCCTATTCCCTGGCCCTGCTGATGAACGCCTGCCTCCTTGCGCTACGAATTTATATTCTCGAGCGGCCCCCCGTCTCCAACATGCTGGAATCTTTGCTCTTTGTACCTTTTGTGGCGGCAGTCATCTCCCTGCTCTTCCTCAGAACCTTCCCGTCAAAGCTACCGCTCATTGGAGGCGCTCTCACAGCTTCAGCCCTTTTATTCCTGACGCGTGTTGCCTTCCCTGATAGCAATTTGGAGAATGCCCCGGCAGTGCTAAACTCTCGCTTTTGGTTGATCATCCACGTCTTGATGGTCGTTTCAAGCTACGCTTTCTTCATCGTCGCCTCTGCTGTGGCGCATGTGCATCTTTGGCTTAACTCAAACAAGGTAAAGAGCGACTTGGCCTCATCACTGTCGTCACTGATCCTCATTATTCTATATACCGGCACTTTTTTGCTAATTTCGGGGACGATTCTTGGAGGGGTTTGGGCGCAGCAGAGCTGGGGCAGATTTTGGGACTGGGATCCAAAAGAGAGTTGGGCTTTCATCTCAAGCTGCCTCTACCTGATCCTGATCCATCTCTATCGGTTTGGAATGATTAAAGAAGCCGGACTATCCATGGGGGCCATTGTAGGTGCGCTGTTGATTGGATTTACCTGGTATGGTGTGAACTACCTGTTAGGAACCGGATTGCACAGCTACGGCTTTGGATCGGGAGGCTCTGAGTGGTTTGTCGCCTTCTGCCTTGCCGAACTGCTTTTTATCGGCCTTGTCAGTATCAGAAAGAGAGTCGCCGCCTGA